Genomic DNA from Thalassoroseus pseudoceratinae:
AACGGAACCGATTGTGCCGATCACGTCACCACGTTGCAACTGCCGCGGCAAGCCGTTTTGATTCCATGAGGATTCGGGCGGTGTGGCGTGTCGCGTTTTGGTGCGTTAGCATGAATGAAACCAATTTCAGAACCCAAGGACCGTCGGCATGAGCCTTTTCAGACGAAACCGGAATTGGGGATTAACTGTGCTTGCGGTTTATCTTCTGATCGCCGGTCTCGACCACTTTCTCGGATTGCGGTTCCTGCCGAACGAACTCGGACCAGCGTTGATGATCGCGGCAGGCGCGCTGATTCTGTTGGATCGTTGACGTTTCTTTCCTCACTGGTGACACGGTATGCGTTCGACACAGATTTGTAGGATGACGGTATTCCTCGTTGGCCTCATCGCGAGCCAAGCACAGGCAGCGGAACCTGTGGACTTTGCCCATGATGTGCTGCCGATTTTGAAGGCTCGGTGTGCGGAGTGTCACACCAACGGCACGTACAAGGGCGGTCTCAATCTGGATACCCGAGAAGACTTACTAAAGTCGAAAGTTCTGACGGTCGGCAAACCTGCCGTGAGTGAGTTGATCTCCCGAGTGATCGAAGTCGATCCGGAATTGCGGATGCCTCCGGAAGGGGAACCACTGACGGCGAAGGAAGTCGATCAGCTGAGGAAATGGATCGGCACGGGTCTGTCTTGGCAGGAGGGGTTTTCATTCAAGGAAGCCGTAGCCGTTCGTCCGCTTGGTCTGCGACGGCAGAAGTTAACGACGGAAGAACCGACGAACATCGCCTTGGATCGCCTTCTGAAAAACTATTGGCAAGAAAAGGGCGTTGAACCACCTGCCATTGTCGGTGACGCCACGTTCCTTCGCCGGGTTTCGCTCGACTTGGTTGGTTTACTGCCGTCACCGGAAGAACTTTCGCAGTTCGTCGCGGATCAGTCTCCCGACAAACGCCGCCGGAAGGTGCTGGAAATTCTGGGGCGGGACGTGCAATACGCCGATCATTGGATGTCGTTCTGGAACGATTTACTCCGCAATGACTACGCCGGCACCGGTTACATCGACGGCGGACGGAAACAGATCACGGGGTGGTTGTATCGTGCACTCCGCGAGAACAAACCCTATGACAAGTTCGTGCGAGAGTTGCTGGACCCATCGCCGGAATCGGAGGGCTTCATTCGAGGCATCAAATGGCGGGGCCGCGTGAATGCGAGCCAGGTTAGAGAGATTCAATATGCCCAGAACATCACGCAAGTCTTTCTGGGCATCAACCTGAAATGTGCGTCCTGTCACGATAGTTTTATCGACCATTGGAAACTCGAGGACGCCTACGGCTTGGCGGCGGTGATCAGCGAGAAACCTTTGGAAATTCATCGTTGCGACCAACCGACGGGACACACCGCCACCGCCAAATTTTTGTTCCCAGAGTTGGGGGATCTGGATCCGAAACTTCCCCGAAAACAACGTCTCGCAACCGTCGCAAAGTTGATGACTAGCGAGAAAAACGGTCGCCTGTCGAGAACAATCGTCAATCGGCTTTGGCAGCGATTGTTCGGACGTGGATTGGTTCACCCCGTGGATATCATGGCGAATCCAGCGTGGTCGGAAGAAATGCTCGATTTGCTGGCGATCGAATTTGTCGATTCCGGTTACGATCTCAAGCATCTACTTGCATTGATGGCCAATTCGCGGGGCTATCAAAGTGTGTCGGCCGCGACGGAGGGCGAGTCCGTAACGAATGAGGAATACGTCTTTCGTGGCCCACGTGTCAAACGCATGACCGCAGAACAATACACCGATGCAGTTTGGCGGATCACCCAGACGACGCCAGCGAGACCGACCAAACCCGTTGCTGCGGTCGATGCTCACAAAAAGGAACCCGTGCGGGCAGCATTGGTCGTTTCGGATTCGTTGATGCG
This window encodes:
- a CDS encoding PSD1 and planctomycete cytochrome C domain-containing protein gives rise to the protein MTVFLVGLIASQAQAAEPVDFAHDVLPILKARCAECHTNGTYKGGLNLDTREDLLKSKVLTVGKPAVSELISRVIEVDPELRMPPEGEPLTAKEVDQLRKWIGTGLSWQEGFSFKEAVAVRPLGLRRQKLTTEEPTNIALDRLLKNYWQEKGVEPPAIVGDATFLRRVSLDLVGLLPSPEELSQFVADQSPDKRRRKVLEILGRDVQYADHWMSFWNDLLRNDYAGTGYIDGGRKQITGWLYRALRENKPYDKFVRELLDPSPESEGFIRGIKWRGRVNASQVREIQYAQNITQVFLGINLKCASCHDSFIDHWKLEDAYGLAAVISEKPLEIHRCDQPTGHTATAKFLFPELGDLDPKLPRKQRLATVAKLMTSEKNGRLSRTIVNRLWQRLFGRGLVHPVDIMANPAWSEEMLDLLAIEFVDSGYDLKHLLALMANSRGYQSVSAATEGESVTNEEYVFRGPRVKRMTAEQYTDAVWRITQTTPARPTKPVAAVDAHKKEPVRAALVVSDSLMRSLGRPNREQVVTTRPDSLTTLQALDLSNGEDLTRLVNRGADSLRKAHPEWSDADFANSLFQSALSRSPTSSELRVAEQLIGDPTTNLGLSDFLWTLFMLPEFQAIR